atttaattgcaaaccacatgtatcttataGTACTTATCATTTGGCATAGTTTAAATTATTATCAAAGGTTGTAAATATACTCAAATTTCACATGTCGTATGAAAATACGATAATGTATAATTCAgatttgttgggggggggggggtggggtgtacttgttgtagagcttatagcttttaaaatgatacgTCAACATATTATTTTCCAACGCAAATCTTTTTTAtgagataataatctgtaaattagaAAACAATTCTTTaaggtttagtccataaaaattgggagaaaagaccaatattgacatcaaatggcattttcaacagtatttgttttaacatgtttgggctcacaaagtgtacattatgaaaatagttatcaaatttattacaataaatgattacatatcattaaacaatgggtatatagtctatgttgcttattgCAGCccatttgtttgtaaaaataataattattaagtaAAATAAGAAAgaggaatacattttcattaatgctgATTATATGTGAATGGGgtacttacttttgagaagcaataacaatgaaaatagcacgttaacatatatatttttcaatgtttatctattactggaatacatatctatcttataaaggcaatttttccatgattgagtccatttacgaccgagtataggtctacctTAAATGTTCAGAACAAATTCACCAAATTCTAAGTTGGTTGGTATATTATTCGAATCATATTGAAAAGCTTTAACTTTTATCAGGATAGTTGTGCTGTTTTGTCAAAATACAAGCGCTAGTATAGTTGTCAAATATTTGTTTGTGTTTCcatggatcaaagttttacggaAAACtaaaattataaagaattttaagattgcaattttcaaaatattaagaaGAATCGAGAGAAGTAAAATTTCCATTTTAGATTACACATTAGTTGAGattatataaatttaaaaaaatcatccaCGTGCCTTTGagttaaatgaaatattatatgcTTCCAATATCAGATAAAATCGGAATTCCAAAAAATCATGTATGTTTTAGTTATAGTTTATTCCTATAGATATGCCAAAGGTAAATTAGATTAGAATATGCTTAATGTTCACAGAGAGTTTAtggattttagatttatttgaGCATGCATTCCTCTTCGAATAAACGTTATACAAATCTCTTCTGAATTATAATACAATTTCGTGCGGAATAAACACTTCGTGTAAACAAAGTTTGAACAAGAGACTCATTCAGATTGAAATAATATTCTTGAAAGGGATGACATTTTTACTTTATAACGTACACTAACAcccattcagaaaaaaaaatcattcatcaCGAATGACCCCTTTTTGCGCATGCTCACGAATATAGCTAAAATGATACAGTTACCACCGGCGATCTGCGGAACTGACTGTGGaattgtaacatcaacttacgtATCAGTAGtctacctcaatttaaaaactggtcatatgcagaacatgctcttgtgtattgaatcattCGAAAGGCATAACTTCGATATGCGATCACGGAatattgcaataaaatatccaaatatgaagatGTGAAAGTCGTtgttcacatggatatatcgaatctacatatgtatgaaaatgaatattttgaatagaaaacaAACGTTGATGAATCTTTATTTTAAGGTGAAGgcaaaatcatttttttctctcactatgctagaagcttttgaataaatactGCCTCTTTTACAATATAAGAGTATATCGactaataaaggaacacaattcgcaCTTATTAGGCGTCCACAACATTTTTGGAAGACTTGATGACCAACGATCAATATGAATTtacataaaataatttcaagagttttaccggtcaacaggggatgcttactcctcctaggcacctgatcccacctctggtgtgtccaggggtccgtgtttgcccaactatctattttgtattgcttgtaggagttatgagattgatcactgttcgttatcttcaccttgcattcgcTGCAGGGTACTTTAAATGCTCTGTTTTATTACCAGATATACAGTACAGTACACCATGTATCTACATGTTTGCATTATAATCATGATGacataaatattttagaaaCGTCAATTCAAAGTGACTCTGCATGAATGTGGAAAACGTTGAACGAGACGGAAAGAGGTATGGTTATCAGCATTACAACGCTACAACTACTTTTTCTTATCTTAACAGTCATGTACATCTAGGTATCTCATCACATTCATGTAGAAACAAAGAATCGTGGGAAAACAACAGAAGATTTACAATGTAGATGAGAACTCTGCAGTATGAAGAACAGGTAATATGTTGTTACAAAGTGCAGTGTAGCGGGACACGATGTGTTACGCCTGTATTTGTATTTACCTGTGCTTTGTAAGTGATAAACTTTTCATGTTTTATCATGTATAATTTTATATGTAAACTGTGACTTGTTGGTTATCTTCAATGTGAAATAATCAAACCACGGAACATAAATACATTTAGAAGTACGGACAACCTAtctaagtaagtaatttttatttaaagtcggaactatatacaggtaaacaataaacatgagctaagagctctttaaccgactatatagcattaaaaaaaaaagcactaatgatatataattgcatgcatagacataaaaacagaaatttgaaatagaacaggacgcatacatgtatacagacatcacaagtcatgcatatatatacacagggactagctATATTAAGATGCGCATGCAGCACTGAAAAcagtttgcaacacaaacataaaaatatggatatatacatagaataaataaataagcaTACCTAATTTGTATTATGGTAATATAAAACAAAGAACACGttgcagttcaaagcagcgcatTGTACAATAAATGAAGGGCATTTCGATGTAAACTCTGTAAATTTGGTCTGTCATGCAATCAAAAGTTGTTTCAGATGACGTTATAAAATTACGAGCGATAACTCATGTCATTACAAAAGTTTCGATGCCTCAGGTGAAAGTTTGATAGCGTCCTGTAAATCACACCAAGTGATTTTCgtaaacattttcatgaaaattaatcCATACGTGAATGATAGACatttttatgtataaaactCAAGTTGTAGGAAAATGATTTTACTTGACCTGGATGCTATATCAGGTGCGTTAAACTAACTATTTCTCTCTTAGAACTACATAAGCGTACatatatgaaagatgaagataacgaacagtggccaatattataactcctataagcaatccAAAATAgggagttaggcaaacacggacccctggacacaccagaggtcggatcaggtgtctaggaggagtaaacatcccctgtcggtCGGTTACAaccaccgtgaaccctatatcttgatcaggtaattcATAACGTTGTAATAATAATGTATCATTGTGAATTAGGGATCAATTTTGTTTAGGCACACTCAACTTCTTGGAATTGATATTGATTTTCTGTTTTCTTGTATTGGACATGTGTAATGAGTTCAATTACAGCATTAACGTGGGTAATGAGAAACTGATAGCCGGAGATGCTCTTAATTTGTAACGCAGGGAGACTGTTGTCTTCCATCTTCATTAAGTTATCCCTGCAGCTGGTTTGTTGGAATGAGATTCCGTCTGGTGGGTGAGAAATGACGTTCGCATAATTGTCCTGcataattattgatatcatatgaTATTAAACGGTATGTGAGTAGAGTAAAGGTGTGCATATGATGATggtaatgtgtgtgtgtgtgtgtggggggggggggggtgggggtgggtgtaAGTGTTCTATTGCTAAAACTTTTGTGAATGTAGAGAGGACTCAAAGACTATGTATCATAGTATCACATTCGCATTTATCCATTTTTGCAGATCTTTCAAATGTTGCAGTGGTTAGACATGGCATAACGGTTAGAAATGGGATAACAATCGTGAAAAATTCTTccatatgtatatagatataacaAACACATTATCAGTACATGCACGAAGATATTTAGAATGTAATTTCATACAAAAgaccaaaaagtatgataatTAAAATCCCCAAACATATCAATATATACTACAATTTGGTCCTACGTGTTCGAGGTCAAAAGTGAAAAAGATTCTTTTCCCCCTGAAATTGTAGCCTGTGAGATTGAGTTTTTTGGGATGGATTGTACAAAACAATGTCCCTTCCCCATCTTTGGAAATGAATGGCAGCTAACCTGTGTAATCATGCAGTGGATGCCCAAAAAGTGGCAAGAAAATGTGATGACTTAAATATGTCGAATTTAGAAACAACCTGGAGTGTTGCTAAATGATTATCGTGAAAAGAATTACTTGTTTACGGTTCAGTTTATCCGCCAGGTTATATATTTGACTTTTGTTaagtcaatacatttttttctctatcatacatgtactaatatgtACTTACATATATGTTATAAGGAAATAAATGTGCTATAGAGCTTAcgaaatcaaaagaaaaaataatttaaaaattaacgTGTTACAGCATTTCTGGAAAATATTGTCACGGAAGGATGACGTATTACTGCTACTTCCTTCAAGAGACACTTCACCTGTTCTATCTACGATTCCAGAGATGCAGAGAGGTAACACAAAAAACAATACCGCGTAAATTAACATTGTGCTCATAAGGCTAGGGCAATACGCTCTATATTTATACGGATTAATTTGTTTTGCCTTGTTCGATATAAAAACGTTGTTCGAGAAAAATTAATAAATCGCAACAGATTTCTTTGATATGCATCTTCTAAACAATTTTGCTTATATGTGTTGCTCCGAAATAGAAGGATGGTATTGAATATCGGTCAGTACAACTATTTGATATTCAGTGGGATTCAATTACGTTTTTTGGTtggtaaaatatttttctcatattaatgatcagtttaaaataacaAAGGGGCATATAATTCATGCCATACTGACTTCCGATGGTTGTTACGAGTTATCAGGGGATCCATACTCCTCCTCAGACACTTAACTCCAACTCTGCTGTTTCCAAGGGCCGCTGCTAGTGGAGGGctaattttgcatttataaTGGGATTTATAAGATTCATAACTAGTCGTTATCTTAACATTGTCCACCGATCTGAAAGAatataatttataattatttgttaaaatatttggtACCATGGACTTCCtgatataatatgtattagAGCGAGTTAGGGAAGTATGAAGGCACAACCAATTGATGGAGAATAAGTTAAGTTTCAGTTTCCTTGTTTCATACATGTTACAAGCTATTACATTACAACACAGCATTGGTAATTAAGAACTGATAGCCGAGGATGGTGATGAGTTGTAACGGAGAAAGACTGTTTGTGTCTATGTTAATCACGTTTTTCCTGCTGCTGGTCAGTGGGAATGGTTTGCCATGTGATGGGTAAGAACTGCCATAATCGCAtaatcattttgaattattcTATAATGCAAAAACAATTGTGGGTAAAGTAAAGGCGTGCATAGGATGAAAAGGATTTTTACTTCCGTAAGATactattttatgtaaatgttttattgctAAGACATTCTTGAGAGGAAAGAGAACTCCTCGACCATATAGCAAAGTAATACATCTAGTCTATCTATGATTGCAGATTTTTCAAATGCTGCAATGGTTCCAAATGGATTGAGAATGCTGAAAAatgtgtttgtatgtacatgGGTACTTTAAAAGATATTATTAGTACATATACTAGGATAAATTGATTGTTGAtgtcatacaaaaaaaaaatcaaataccgGTAACATGATCAAAAGTGTCAATGCATTCCATAATCTTTGTCGGAGTTGTTTCAGGTAAATAGTTCACATTTCCCTTTTGCTAACTTGTAGCCTGTGCGCTTGGATATTTTGGGATGCATTGCCCAGAGCAATGTCCCTTCCCCTCCTTTGGGAATGAATGCCAGTTATCCTGCAACTGTTCTAAACATCAGTGTAACCATGCAAAAGGATGTCAAAAAAGTAGTAAAACGTTTAATTacagaaatatatatcattaaaacatgAACTTAGAGACAACCTGCAATGATGTTCATTATCTTGGAAACAGTCACTTCTTTAAGTTTCAGATTGTGGACCAGGCTATTTAGGTGAATTGTGTGACGTGAAATGCCGGTATCCAGGTTTTGGTATGGATTGTCAGGATAAATGTTTGTGTGAACAGGAGATGTGTGATCCAGCAAATGGATGCCAAGGTCTACAGTTTTATTATTGCACATATTTCTGTATGATATTGTGCTTAATAAAGAAATTTATACTTTACAACTtacaaaatgaaagaaaaaatcctttaaaagtCAATAATCATAAATTATACAATTATGTGATGCATTTTAGAAGGTATTACCATGGCAGTTGTAACAACACCTGCTCCAACGTCCAGGATGACCCTTGAAATTTACGTATCACTAAGACATGATGCTGATGTTGACAGACGTTTTTCTTCACGAGACACTTCATCCGTTCTATCTACCACTCCAGACATGCCAAAAGGTAACGAAAAGAGAATGCCCCATTCACACATATTGGCATAGATTTTACTTCAGATCAGCCTAGTATTCAATCTAAATTACAGCAAGGGAAATTTACACCGTGCTTACTCAGAGATGCTGTATGACATGTTATGCCGTTCTGCacacactcattttgactacggattaatccgtttacctggtcaagatataggactcacggagGGTATGAGCAGTCggcaggggatgattactcctcttGGGCACTCAAACAATCTTACTTGAATTTGTCGCTCTAAAATAGAAGaaacaaataaatgacaatacaGCCTTTTAATGTTTAGAAGATATAGGCTACATTTAAGTTGGTTTGTAAATCATTAACCTCACATTAATAAGCTTTTGTCTTTAGCAGGACATTGTTGTCGCTCTGTTAAAATGGAAGCACTGACGTctttgtcatgtttttgtttctgTTTCCAATGTTCAATTATCTATGCAAAATTAAAGTcctaaagaattttaaaataatttaagaCGTAAGATAGGAAAAATGTCCTGGCCAGACTTTTCATTGACTGAGATTGTAGAGATTAGAAAATATGAGAAGTATATTTACACTCACATGTCTTTGAATTAAATGAAGTATTAGATGTTTTCAATATCAGATAATTTAATGGACTTCCcaaaatgataaaattgattaaaagtTTTTGGGTCCACCAATGAAAACTCACAGTTGTATTAACTTTAGACTAGGTATCGAACTATGCCTGTTAACAAAGATGAACAACCAGATATCGTTTTGTAAGCTCCAGTATTCAGGTTAGATGTTTGAAGATAGTCCCCGTGTACGTTTGAAGTAGGTTTCGTaacatattgtatataaaaaagTAGTATACTGCAAGCTGCTGTTTTCATAGACTTAAAATGGCTTACTACACAATGAAATTGTAGTTTTAAAATCAGCGCAGAATATGAGTTTGACTATCATTCTTATTAAGGCCATGTATAACGTTTACATGATTAtacatttaaaataatatacGAGGTCActtgaaacacaatacaaaCTTTAATCATGTAGCAGCTGACTTATATACAGGCAAGTAATATCAGGTGTGTCAACCCCTTCCACTTTTTCTAGAAAGAGTGTTTTCTTGTATATTTATACGGGGATAGTGCCCTTCCCCTTTTTTGACAGAAAggaattatataataaaaagttCAATTAAAACTTAACATGGATAAGGGAGAATTAATGACACCCCTTATGTAGGAAATTCGTAGTCGATTCTTCTTATTCTGTCTTTTTCTTAGTTCGTCTGTCATCATTTTTGAAGGTGTACTCCCCCTCTGAAATAACTATACAACATGTCCAATATATGTTGTCAGTATCCACACgtgttttaaaatgtgacaTTACTCATTGCTCTGATTTTGTACCTACGCCTTTGTATCCATCGCTTACATAACATCTACTAGGAATCTACATAAACTACAAAGCAGGGTTTTCCCAGTGTTGTGTGTGTAGCCGATTGAAAAACAACACACCAAATTACATATTAGCGCTGAGTCGTTGTTACGACTGTGTATGTTCCAAACGTTGTTGTACCCGGAAGAGGTAAAAGAGAAATTGAACCAAACAAGATTTACAGACCTTATTCCCTTTtccttatagcagttatgagattgatcactgttcgttaggcTTAAAATAacaattgatttgtttgatatactccgaccgacccgtgaAATTTGCCCCAACCCAATCATTTTTTCTGCacttggaaattttttttttttatttgctccCTGGAAAATAAACTTTCTTCGAATTAGTATTAAActtgatgccattttttttttatttggactagttgttttacagaattCTTGCTATCAAAATGTCCCTATGGCGTCTTTCGGTTCTACCTTCACTTCGATAATAACCATTTGTTAATCCGGgaacttttcaaacacttttctatGTGAACGATCAAATATACCGCATCACAGctccaaattaccacattatcTACCAACAAGATAGAACAAGGAGCTACGAACTCCCCCGTCGAGGCCTGATCGTATTTATGTACAAaggttattgaaataaaaaaaaatcacgtggGATAGCGCACCAAAATTATGGCGGACCGTGAGTCGGCGTTTAAGGTGATAGTCTATATTTCTGAAAAGGCACGCATACTATTTTGATATGGGATTATTGAAATGTTATGACGATTTAATAGGTGAACGGCACTTTTACTTTGCTGTTAAACTGAGACACACGAATGGAACACGATCGTCACAACAATTTGAACGATGCGGAGAAGTCGGCATTAAACTTATATTGGGTAATATTAAAACTGATTGTAAATTGCTGTCATCATGCCATTCACTTGGATATTCATGGATCACATTAAAGTGTTCAAGTGATTGCTATTATGAATGTCGGAATCCCTgaactgacattaaaatttCAGTAGTTGTATAGTACGTGTATGTATTAGCTATAGTTTATTCCTACAAATATCAATGTGTCAAAGTTAAGACTACATTCTAATACACTTGTTATTTATAGAAATGGTTTGATGAATTAGATTTGAATTTATCTAGCACTATACTCCgtataaacaatttacaaatctTATCTGAGTTGTCATAAAATATCATACGCAATAAAGTCGCTGTGTAAAGGAATCTTGAATAAGAGACTTATTTAGTTTGAAATAATGCTCTTGAAAGGGATGGAATTGATACTCTTTAGCGTTAACCAACCTTCAATTCTGcgtcagaaaaaaaattattaggGGCACCCTCGTTGGGTTCACTTACAAATATAACTGAAAGAAGAGTTACGACCGGCGATACGAGAATAAATATAGCCGCAAATCATATCACTAAGTCTTAAAATTAATTCTTCTTAGTTTAAACGATACACACAAAAAGACAGACATATTTGGGGTATTCCCGCAGCTATCTATTAGTCTTTATAgaatgaatattgaaaataacgaatagtgatcattcttacaaattctataaaaatgCAATATTAAAAGTAGGGCAAAGAGGGACCCCTGGAAAAACAAGAGGAGGGTTCAGGTGCTTAGCAGGAATAAGCATTcgctgttgatcggtcacacctggCTTCAGTCCTCTAACCCAATATTGTAAACGTAGTactccgtagttaaaatcagtatgtaaagaacggcataacaattggtatgaaacatgtcttACAAACCTAACAACTGGGGTggtattttgaaattacattATTATAACTAACATGGAATTTGCAAACtcatcatacgcagaacatgatCTGGTGTATCAAATTAATTCTGAAACATAATGTTGATATACaggtgatcatggaatattgctacataaatataggaatttgacgatagagaagcttcAGTAAAatgttcagtaaaatatccaatatgaagcagatgtttaagactctgtggtatctttcatttcgagttcacatgtATATGTCGAATCAACacatgaattatataaatattgtgaATAAAAACGTAGATACATCTAAATATTGAGATGGGAGCCACAGCAAGAGTTATTTCGTCTTATGGTAGAAGGTTTTAGATAAAATATGTCACTCGTGATTGTAAATACAGTAACAAAGTTCGTGGCAATGGAATGTCCAACAGACTTTCGGAAGACTAGATGACAAAAAACCAATATGAATTTACATAAAATAATGTCAAGAGATTTACATTCACTCCAGTGCACTTTAAATTTTCTGTTTTTATTCCCAGATTAAACGCATATTTCGGTTTCGTATCTCCATATTTCCTTAAAACCATTATTGAATATAACACAATACACCTCGTATCTACAGGTTTGCATTATAATCATGACGACATACTTGTTTTAGAAATGTCAATTCAAAGTGACGCTGCATCAATGTGGTACAATTTCAACGAGAAGAAAAAAGGTATGGTTATCAGCATTACGACGCTAGGACTATTGTTTCTTATCTTAACAGTCATGTACTCCCAttgaagtaattcaagaaatcaaaaagattttgtcattcatttctccaggagtgggagaaagtattgcttcttttatcgtttagtacaatTGTCTGAACatgataccacgatttaccttaaatttgaaaattttaggggggggggagggggcggttgcacccccttaaatccgccactgaaaagACAGTTGTTATAACGTACGTTAACATAGTTAAACGACAACTTAACAGGAATGCTATCaaattgtatttctaaattcaatttggattaatgttattgtataattatcagaCGTAGATCTGTCCatcttgattttaaaacgaATCCTGTTTTTAAATCCATTCCGATTTACTCATAGTAATTCaattagaaaaaataaaatgaaatattacagataCAAACTATATCaaagataatttgaattataatcacctgatagaaatgttgacgCACAATTGCATAAAAAATTTCCATCGCCTAGGATCTTAATAACTCTATagtcattctctctctctctctctctctctctctctctctctctctctctctctctctctctctctttatttTTAGGGAATCCAAAGGGGGGTTGGGTTGCAACCCtcgtaaccccccccccccccgctagatccgccactgaactTTAATTTACTAACTTCATGACTATGTAGTATGTGAATTTTGCTAAAAATTGCTTCATAAAGTGTctgatattaaaaataataatttgacTAGTATTGTGAATTCTGAATCACCGATCCATAAATCGAGTAAGAGATCGGCTGAAACCTCGAAACCCCACATTCGCAGTTAAAGCGAAACACTGTTTTAAACCAATTAATTTCTTCTGTGGAAAAGTTGAACGTACACAAGAGACAGTCAGTATCGGAAAGGTTGGAAAAGTACAGTAGTTTGCCTAGTTCCGGATCAAATTTTCATTAACGATTGATAGCGGTACAATTCACGAAGATACTGTAGGTTTTAATCGTCTTTTGAGATCAGAAGttactaaaatgaaaaataacaaaaattatttgaaaaccATGGTAAATATCACCAGCCTTTGTATTTACCATAACCGTGTTCATGAGTCAGTTTCGAATCACACTGCCAGTTCCGAATCACGGGAATGTTTGAAACAACTGCAGGGCGATTCGAACTTTTACTGACCCATTTCGACTTTCAATCGGTCCAAAACTTTAAATCAGTACGTGTGTATGTTTATTTCGCTTAATATTTACCTAgtttttgtagaaataaaaatcaaatcaaacactaGTTTAAATTAATCTTTACATTATTGACGTTATATATattgaacaatattcaaagcttcatatTTAGGCATAGACATAGCCAAAACTGCGGCATTCAAAATTCccttaattaatatttttaaataattattttttcactGAGTAAGGTTATGATCTAACGTTATATATACCCGGGATAACAATCCTTCGGCATTTTCTTGTGGAGTTGGCGGAGttggaaagaaaaaatattagtcatacatgtatattgatatgctTAA
Above is a genomic segment from Ostrea edulis chromosome 3, xbOstEdul1.1, whole genome shotgun sequence containing:
- the LOC130053476 gene encoding multiple epidermal growth factor-like domains protein 10; translation: MVMSCNGERLFVSMLITFFLLLVSGNGLPCDGFFKCCNGSKWIENAEKCVSCALGYFGMHCPEQCPFPSFGNECQLSCNCSKHQCNHAKGCQKISDCGPGYLGELCDVKCRYPGFGMDCQDKCLCEQEMCDPANGCQGITMAVVTTPAPTSRMTLEIYVSLRHDADVDRRFSSRDTSSVLSTTPDMPKEMSIQSDAASMWYNFNEKKKGMVISITTLGLLFLILTVMYSH